In Henningerozyma blattae CBS 6284 chromosome 6, complete genome, the following are encoded in one genomic region:
- the CRR1 gene encoding putative glycosylase (similar to Saccharomyces cerevisiae CRR1 (YLR213C); ancestral locus Anc_7.321): MKLLIYFWILIFNFPFVFPISQIQPYMKIKCTDNEHCPAEWPCCSQYGECGKGPACVNGCNPKNSFSADSCLAIPALIPPMELSFDATAGPKPNLDEDDYEDEYEDDDEDEDNEENEQNEYNEYDNNEEDEEGNDDEEEEYNLEEDHEEDNEEDGEENDEDNEDEEYDGDEGNYEENDEYYEIDDEDDEDDEDDEDDEDDEDDGHYAIDDEDDEEEDFEEENDEYEYIDLKYNNSTHYEQIMQNFVENYSGGWEFIRGFESESTMSIPEEPNSDDDEDHYELSRWGLISYLKYLIASDEEEAEDMLRDYSFTHGGYTSIDNNSGEIILGMPKRTTGSVVSSARSFLYGRVEVNMKTSRGKGVVSAIVLMSSIGDEIDFEFLGGELNEVQTNYFCERELIYSKMQKSQVPSNTWANYHKYEIDWNEERLIWLIDGVPIRTLHKAETWDEGLKKFKYPITPMRLEIALWPGGGEGNHPGTIGWAGGPIDWETSPDIVENGQFMLRVHDMKIMPYHNEYVEPMRKCLQDEKGLGPSPVLEDDDFSQLTFAYKKDGNSQNQFAINWSCNYIPYIWEPKVQFNPVKPIYMKKKAKSPSKTISKPTSKTTYKKNSTDIKLLDPDIHFVPDTRALKKLKNNQATFNITVVNTTFLNMTIENTTLTNKTIPRTNITNLTTERTKIHETPTEFVSSGVSYIKNKNPFTTLKRLIFFHFRRNIFD, from the coding sequence ATGAAACtgttaatatatttttggatactcatatttaattttcctTTTGTATTTCCAATATCTCAAATTCAACCTTATATGAAAATTAAGTGTACTGATAATGAGCACTGTCCAGCTGAGTGGCCATGTTGTTCACAGTATGGCGAATGTGGGAAAGGGCCTGCGTGCGTTAATGGTTGTAATCCAAAAAACTCATTTAGTGCTGATAGTTGTTTGGCTATTCCAGCATTAATTCCTCCAATGGAGTTATCATTTGATGCCACAGCAGGTCCAAAACCAAATTTGGATGAAGATGATTATGAAGATGAgtatgaagatgatgatgaggatgaagataatgaagaGAATGAACAAAATGAATACAATGAATACGATAATAACGAAGAAGATGAGGAAGGAAacgatgatgaagaagaagagtATAATCTAGAAGAAGATCatgaagaagataatgaagaagatggtGAAGAAAACGATGAggataatgaagatgaggAATATGACGGAGACGAGGGAAACtatgaagaaaatgatgagTATTACGAaatagatgatgaagatgatgaggatgatgaggatgatgaggatgatgaagatgatgaagatgatggCCATTATGCGatagatgatgaagatgatgaagaggaggattttgaagaagagaatgatgaatatgaatatatagATCTAAAGTATAATAATTCCACACATTATGAACAAATAATGCAGAATTTTGTTGAAAACTATTCAGGAGGGTGGGAATTTATTAGAGGATTTGAATCAGAGAGTACTATGAGTATTCCTGAAGAGCCAAATTCGGATGATGACGAAGATCATTATGAATTAAGTAGATGGGGTCTAATAAGTTATCTAAAATATCTAATAGCATCCGATGAAGAAGAGGCAGAAGATATGTTAAGAGACTACAGTTTTACTCATGGGGGTTATACAAGCATTGACAATAACTCAGGGGAAATTATTTTAGGTATGCCTAAGAGAACAACAGGAAGTGTTGTTTCGTCTGCTAGATCATTTCTTTATGGTAGGGTTGAGGTTAATATGAAAACATCGAGAGGAAAAGGTGTAGTAAGTGCTATAGTTTTAATGAGTTCTATAGGTGACGAAATAGATTTCGAATTTTTAGGTGGGGAATTAAACGAAGTTCAAACAAACTATTTCTGCGAAAGggaattaatatattctaaGATGCAAAAGTCCCAAGTTCCAAGTAATACGTGGGCAAATTATCACAAGTATGAAATTGATTGGAACGAAGAACGTTTAATTTGGCTAATTGACGGTGTTCCAATTCGCACACTACATAAAGCAGAAACATGGGACGAAGGTTTAAAGAAGTTCAAGTATCCAATCACACCTATGAGATTAGAAATTGCACTCTGGCCAGGTGGAGGTGAAGGAAATCATCCTGGAACCATTGGATGGGCTGGAGGACCAATTGACTGGGAAACCTCTCCAGATATTGTTGAAAATGGACAATTTATGCTACGTGTGCACgatatgaaaataatgcCATATCATAATGAATACGTTGAACCAATGAGGAAATGTTTACAAGACGAAAAGGGACTGGGGCCATCTCCAGTTTTAGAAGATGACGACTTTTCTCAATTAACATTTGCTTATAAAAAAGATGGGAATTCTCAAAACCAATTTGCAATTAATTGGTCATGTAACTATATTCCATACATATGGGAGCCAAAAGTACAATTTAATCCTGTTAAGCCAATATATATGAAGAAAAAGGCTAAATCACCTTCTAAAACAATTTCTAAACCTACTTCTAAAACAACTTACAAGAAGAATTCGACTGATATAAAGTTACTTGATCCAGATATTCATTTCGTTCCAGATACTCGTGCCCTAAAGAAgctaaaaaataatcaagcaacttttaatataacCGTTGTTAACACAACGTTTCTCAATATGACCATTGAAAACACTACATTAACCAACAAAACAATTCCTAGAACTAATATTACTAACC
- the TBLA0F02220 gene encoding uncharacterized protein (similar to Saccharomyces cerevisiae YDL144C; ancestral locus Anc_7.320) — MQAENPKTESPDINVLVIGAGGVGVITTVALTRANKCNVHLVIRSDYKIVKERGYDINSCDYGHLVNWKPNYFYNNITNACASNIFFDYIVVTTKNIPDGPKEVTVPAIISPLVQSNYGLDPNKNMNIVLIQNGIDIEKEIFTRFNDPKLKLSVLSGIQLIGSSRIAPGVINQVGQDQLSIGSFKSSDKVANNAAQKFVEIYENPNINHVEFDPRVRFSRWKKLLYNSVLSTISTVVDLDTSHCFTLSSKEFDTEKTLFRPAMHEIIDIAQSENIIIDEQIIEFFINGSKTMDYKPSMCLDKEKNQLMELEVTLGNPLKIAKKNGINTPILNLVYTLLYLEQSKIKQKKDSL; from the coding sequence ATGCAAGCGGAAAATCCAAAAACTGAATCCCCAGACATAAATGTGTTAGTCATCGGTGCTGGTGGGGTTGGTGTAATTACTACTGTTGCTTTAACAAGAGCTAACAAATGTAACGTTCATCTGGTGATAAGGTCGGACtataaaattgtaaaagaaAGGGGTTATGATATAAATTCTTGTGATTATGGTCATCTAGTAAATTGGAAGCCAAACTATttctataataatatcaccAATGCCTGTGcgtcaaatatttttttcgatTATATTGTTGTAACTACAAAGAATATACCTGATGGTCCCAAGGAGGTCACAGTTCCAGCTATAATATCCCCTTTAGTCCAGTCTAATTATGGCTTAGATCCAAATAAAAACATGAACATTGTATTGATTCAAAATGGgattgatattgaaaaagaaatatttactCGATTTAATGATCCAAAGCTAAAATTGTCTGTGTTGTCAGGAATCCAATTAATTGGATCTTCGAGGATTGCCCCAGGTGTAATTAATCAAGTTGGTCAGGATCAATTGAGTATTGGCTCTTTTAAATCGTCAGATAAAGTTGCTAATAATGCAGCACAAAAATTTGTAGAAATATACgaaaatccaaatattaatcatGTAGAATTTGATCCAAGAGTCAGATTTTCAAGATGGAAAAAGTTATTATACAATTCAGTTTTGAGTACAATATCTACAGTAGTAGATCTGGATACCTCTCATTGTTTTACACTTTCttcaaaagaatttgatACGGAAAAAACCTTATTCAGGCCTGCAATGcatgaaattattgatattgcTCAAAGtgaaaatatcattatcgATGAgcaaattattgaattttttataaatggGTCTAAAACAATGGATTACAAACCATCAATGTGCTTAGACaaggaaaaaaatcaattaatggAACTAGAGGTAACATTAGGAAATCCATTAAAAATCGCAAAGAAAAATGGAATAAATACGCCCATTTTGAATCTCGTATatactttattatatttggaACAATCAAagattaaacaaaaaaaggattcattataa
- the COP1 gene encoding coatomer subunit alpha (similar to Saccharomyces cerevisiae COP1 (YDL145C); ancestral locus Anc_7.322), which translates to MKMLTKFESKSTRAKGIAFHPSRPWALVALFSSTIQLWDYRMGTLLHRFEDHEGPVRSVDFHPTQPLFVSAGDDCTIKVWSLETNKCLYTLTGHLDYVRTVFFHHELPWIISASDDQTIRIWNWQNRKEIANLIGHNHFVMCAQFHPTEDLVVSASLDETVRVWDISGLRKKHSAPAQSASFEEQMSTQQNILDGGFGDCVVKFILEGHTRGVNWVSFHPTLPLIVSGSDDRQVKLWRMSATKAWEVDTCRGHTNNVDSVIFHPHQNLIISVGEDKTLRVWDLDKRTPVKQFKRENDRFWLIAAHPNINLFGAAHDSGVMIFKLDRERPPATIHQNQLFFINKSKQVQTFDYHKNVASLPYVSLKNIGQTWNAFRSVSYNPSQHSVLVNEGNDRFALVVLPKHPTGAADPTSIIEDGGSFAIFVARNRFAVFQKQTCSLEIRTLENKVTKTIKLESALKDIVYAGPGLVLLLKSRGVELFDVQQGKSLSELSVKNVKYVSWSYDGQYVALMSKHTITIATKKLQTVTSMHETIRIKSAAWDETGVLVYSTLNHIRYMLLNGESGIIKTLENTIYINKVKGKLVYALNRNGEMDILTIDPTEYRFKKALVNKNFPEVLRIINNSNLVGENIISYLQKAGYPEIALQFVQDPQTRFDLAIEHGNLEVATEEARKLNNDTTWDRLAQEAYLHGDLSLVETIYQLQKKFDKLSFLYLLTGDNEKLSKMQDIAQNRNDISSIILNSFYNNNTNVRSSIFEEAGSSALAYAVAKANNDEATVNAILDASELTDSDVVLPDVMNTIESTNVLSLSTPFNKWTLKDAELSYFEKAVLGQIEDLNIEDTEANDDNNNSTQDVTTEFADSEGDIFDNADVGGADDDAWDMGEEDLDLGNDFEEGQADETLEENESEEITETSAWIKNSKLAGVLAASGAFDAAAQALNKQVGIVNFEPLRKNFIGVYEGARTYMSTTPNELPSIKGHIRLYEDEDNGKDLSNALPYIYNIDNVTDLMDAGFKHFKSNKLELAIEAFRAVIYSVLLLVVDTEEDEKTAHSAIVKAREYILGLSIELKRRSLPEEDVKRNLELAAYFTRAKLLPAHRSNALQVAMSQNFKHKNYVQASYFASEFLKIMSSGPRAEQARKIKAKADSVAHDAVQIDFDPYAEFDICASTYTPIYSDSSSVSDPLTGAKYNVSEKGKMDSISLISKIGAPSSGLRINLTQ; encoded by the coding sequence ATGAAGATGCTAACTAAGTTTGAATCAAAATCGACTAGAGCAAAAGGTATTGCCTTCCATCCTTCAAGACCTTGGGCTTTAGTTGCTTTGTTTTCTTCTACTATTCAACTATGGGACTATAGAATGGGTACTTTATTACACCGTTTTGAAGATCATGAAGGTCCGGTTCGTAGTGTTGATTTCCACCCAACCCAGCCTTTATTTGTTTCCGCTGGTGACGATTGCACCATCAAGGTTTGGTCATTAGAAACAAATAAATGTCTTTATACATTGACTGGCCACTTAGATTATGTGAGAACTGTATTTTTCCATCACGAATTACCTTGGATCATTTCTGCTTCTGATGATCAAACTATTAGAATCTGGAACTGGCaaaatagaaaagaaatCGCTAATTTAATTGGCCATAACCATTTCGTTATGTGTGCTCAGTTCCATCCAACAGAAGATTTAGTAGTTTCTGCCTCCTTAGATGAAACAGTAAGAGTTTGGGATATTTCCggtttaagaaaaaaacattcTGCTCCAGCTCAATCAGCTTCTTTTGAAGAACAAATGTCAACccaacaaaatattttagatgGTGGGTTTGGTGACTGTGTAgtgaaatttattttagaaGGACATACAAGAGGTGTCAATTGGGTATCCTTCCATCCAACCTTACCTTTGATTGTCTCTGGTAGTGATGATCGTCAAGTAAAATTATGGAGAATGAGTGCCACAAAAGCTTGGGAAGTTGATACTTGTAGAGGCCATACAAATAACGTCGATAGTGTTATTTTCCATCCACATCAAAATTTGATCATCTCTGTTGGTGAAGATAAAACTTTAAGAGTTTGGGATCTTGATAAAAGAACCCCTGTTAAGCAATTTAAGAGAGAAAATGACAGATTTTGGCTAATTGCTGCTCATCCAAACATTAACTTATTCGGTGCTGCACATGATTCCGGTGTTATGATCTTCAAATTAGACCGTGAAAGACCTCCTGCCACTATTCACCAAAACCAAttattcttcattaataaatccAAACAAGTTCAAACTTTTGATTATCATAAAAATGTAGCTTCTTTGCCTTATGTTTcgttgaaaaatattggtCAAACTTGGAACGCTTTTAGAAGCGTTTCTTATAATCCTTCACAACATTCTGTCTTAGTAAATGAAGGAAACGATAGATTCGCTCTGGTGGTACTACCAAAACATCCAACTGGTGCAGCTGATCCAACAAGTATCATTGAGGATGGTGGCTCTTTTGCTATTTTTGTTGCCAGAAATAGATTTGCTGTTTTCCAAAAACAAACTTGCTCTTTAGAAATTAGAACcttagaaaataaagttaCAAAAACCATTAAATTAGAAAGTGCCTTAAAAGATATTGTTTATGCTGGCCCTGGCTTAGTTTTATTACTAAAGTCAAGAGGtgttgaattatttgatgttCAACAAGGTAAATCTTTATCTGAGTTATCTgttaaaaatgttaaatatGTTTCTTGGTCTTACGATGGTCAATATGTTGCTTTAATGAGTAAGCATACTATTACAATTGCTACTAAGAAATTACAAACTGTTACTTCCATGCACGAAACTATCAGAATCAAAAGTGCCGCTTGGGATGAAACTGGTGTATTAGTTTACTCAACTTTAAACCATATTAGATACATGCTATTGAATGGTGAATCAGgtattattaaaactttagaaaacactatttatattaataaggTGAAAGGCAAATTAGTCTATGCGTTAAACCGTAATGGTGAAATGGACATTCTAACTATTGATCCAACTGAATATCGTTTCAAAAAGGCTTTggttaataaaaatttcccAGAAGTTTTAcgtattattaataactCTAACTTAGTTggtgaaaatattatttcttacTTACAAAAGGCTGGCTACCCAGAAATTGCTTTGCAATTCGTTCAAGATCCTCAAACTAGATTTGACTTGGCCATTGAACATGGTAATTTGGAAGTCGCTACTGAAGAAgcaagaaaattaaataatgataccACTTGGGATAGATTAGCTCAAGAAGCATACCTACATGGCGATTTATCTTTAGTTGAAACTATTTACCAAttacaaaagaaatttgataaactatcatttttatatctATTAACTGGTgacaatgaaaaattatccaaAATGCAAGACATTGCTCAAAATAGAAACGATATTTCAAGTATAATCTTAAATTCTttctataataataacactaATGTTAGATCTTCAATTTTCGAAGAAGCTGGTTCTTCCGCCTTAGCATATGCCGTTGCTAAAgctaataatgatgaagcAACTGTTAATGCCATTTTGGATGCCTCTGAGCTAACAGATTCAGATGTTGTTTTACCTGATGTCATGAACACAATTGAATCTACAAACGTTTTAAGCTTATCAACaccatttaataaatggACTTTGAAAGATGCAGAATTATCTTATTTTGAAAAGGCTGTCTTAGGTCAAATTGAAGATCTAAATATCGAGGATACAGAAGCCAATGATGATAACAATAACTCTACCCAGGATGTGACCACAGAGTTTGCCGATAGCGAAGGCGATATCTTTGACAATGCTGATGTAGGAGGTGCTGATGATGATGCATGGGATATGGGtgaagaagatttagaTTTAGGCAACGATTTTGAAGAGGGGCAAGCCGATGAGACATTGGAGGAAAACGAATCCGAAGAAATAACAGAAACTTCAGCTTGGATTAAGAATTCTAAATTAGCCGGGGTATTGGCTGCCTCTGGTGCATTCGATGCTGCTGCACAAGCTTTAAACAAGCAAGTTGGTATTGTGAACTTCGAACCTTTAAGAAAGAACTTTATTGGTGTTTACGAAGGAGCAAGAACCTATATGTCTACTACTCCAAATGAGTTACCTTCTATTAAGGGCCACATACGTTTGTATGAGGATGAGGATAACGGTAaagatttatcaaatgCGTTACCTTACATTTATAATATCGATAACGTTACTGATCTAATGGATGCTGGGTTTAAACATTTCAAATCTAATAAGTTGGAGTTAGCTATTGAGGCTTTCCGTGCTGTGATATATTCTGTTCTACTGTTGGTAGTAGATACAGAAGAAGACGAAAAGACTGCTCATAGTGCTATTGTCAAAGCCCGTGAATACATTTTAGGGCTATCTATAGAGTTAAAACGTCGTTCCCTACCAGAAGAGGATGTTAAACGTAACTTAGAATTAGCTGCATACTTCACTAGAGCCAAATTATTACCAGCTCATAGAAGCAATGCTTTGCAAGTTGCAATGTCTCAGAATTTCAAACACAAAAATTATGTTCAAGCTTCATATTTTGCAAGcgaatttttaaaaatcatGTCATCTGGTCCACGTGCTGAACAAGCTCGTAAAATCAAAGCTAAAGCTGATTCTGTAGCTCATGATGCTGTAcaaattgattttgatcCATATGCtgaatttgatatttgTGCTTCTACTTATACTCCAATTTACTCTGATAGCTCAAGTGTTAGTGATCCTCTAACTGGTGCCAAGTATAATGTATCTGAAAAGGGTAAGATGGATTCAATCtctttaatttctaaaattggTGCTCCATCCTCAGGTTTAAGAATCAACTTAACTCAGTAG
- the ATG38 gene encoding Atg38p (similar to Saccharomyces cerevisiae YLR211C; ancestral locus Anc_7.325), with protein sequence MSDLNEIYDLIRNAEQLTQRNDLLGALKKYREVETTIGSCKRKQKLQGNSDLDESVIEAIELLQEDISLRIREIESLTGNQRPISVGNNSKAMSLLNSWLPNNNNSIINGIDFNKSSMVTDPLLISIIDKLKINILMKLNDELEGEKTEAGSREFNITQQFNQFNKELLMYEQKKFNEYNLNLEQLAKENRKLSKQIIKLKERWDSLVASAKEKRNRQLGE encoded by the exons ATGTCTGATCTAAATGAA ATATATGATTTGATTCGTAATGCAGAACAATTGACCCAAAGAAATGATCTACTTGGtgcattaaaaaaatatcgtGAAGTAGAAACAACTATTGGCTCTtgtaaaagaaaacaaaaactaCAAGGAAATTCAGATCTTGATGAGAGTGTAATTGAGGCGattgaattattacaagAAGATATCTCATTGAGAATTCGAGAAATCGAAAGTTTGACAGGAAATCAAAGGCCAATTAGTGTAggtaataattctaaagcCATGTCATTATTGAATTCATGGCTGccgaataataataattcaataataaatggGATTGACTTCAATAAAAGTTCGATGGTTACTGATCCacttttaatttctattatcgacaaattaaaaattaatattttaatgaaattaaatgatgaattagaagGTGAAAAGACAGAGGCAGGAAGTAgagaatttaatataactCAGcaatttaatcaatttaataaGGAATTACTGATGTatgaacaaaaaaaatttaatgagtataatttaaatcttgAACAATTGGctaaagaaaatagaaaattatcaaagcaaataataaagctCAAAGAACGGTGGGATAGTTTGGTGGCTAGtgcaaaagaaaaaagaaatcgCCAGTTAGGTGAATGA
- the RPN5 gene encoding proteasome regulatory particle lid subunit RPN5 (similar to Saccharomyces cerevisiae RPN5 (YDL147W); ancestral locus Anc_7.326) codes for MSRDAPIKAEKDYSEILKDEFPKIESLAINDEKAALEKYLALEKKRDRQLILSTSKAIMAKIVDLLTSKGDWEELGEQLTLLSKKHGQLKLSIQYMIQEIIRHLNSDSGITLPIKIKTIETIRTVTENKIYVEVERARATRDLVAIRRAEGNIEEAANILCELQVETYGSMEMTEKIEFILEQMELSILKGDYSQATVLSRKILKKTFKNEKYETLKIEYYKLLIRIGLHKKDYLDVAQYFQEIYNTKSIKEDELKWKDSLTHMVYFLILAPYGNLQNDLIHKTQLDNNLKKLETQESLVKLFLTQELMRWPMVKTTYESTLLQDEVAFGSKDSAIHWDELRKRIIEHNLRVISKYYSRISLSRLNELLDLTESETEQFISDLVNQGIIYAKVNRPARIVNFERPKNSSELLNEWSDNVDKLLENIETIGHLITKEEIMHGLKAK; via the coding sequence ATGTCAAGAGACGCTCCAATAAAAGCTGAAAAAGATTACtctgaaattttaaaggaTGAGTTCCCTAAAATTGAGAGCTTAGCtataaatgatgaaaaagcAGCgttagaaaaatatttagcgttagaaaaaaaacgaGACAGGCAGCTGATCTTGTCTACTTCAAAAGCAATTATGGCTAAAATTGTTGATCTTTTAACTAGTAAGGGTGATTGGGAGGAACTAGGGGAACAATTAACCTTATTATCTAAGAAGCATGgccaattaaaattatcaattcaATATATGATTCAAGAGATTATTAGACACCTAAATAGTGATTCTGGCATTACTTTaccaattaaaattaagaCAATCGAAACCATTAGAACTGTTACTGAGaacaaaatatatgtaGAAGTTGAAAGAGCAAGAGCTACAAGAGACTTGGTAGCAATTAGAAGAGCAGAAGGTAATATCGAAGAAGCAGCTAATATTCTCTGCGAGTTACAAGTTGAAACATATGGCTCAATGGAAATGACTGAGAAGATCGAATTCATTTTGGAGCAAATGGAGCTGAGTATATTGAAGGGTGATTATTCTCAAGCTACTGTTCTTTCgagaaaaattttaaagaaaactttcaagaatgaaaaatatgagACCTTGAAAATTGAATactataaattattaatcagAATCGGTCTACATAAAAAGGATTATTTGGATGTAGCCCAATATTTCCAAGAAATTTATAACACAAAATCAATcaaagaagatgaattaaaatggAAGGATTCATTAACCCACATGGTATATTTCTTGATTTTAGCGCCTTATggtaatttacaaaatgatttaatcCATAAAACAcaattagataataatttgaaaaaattagaaacaCAAGAATCTCTAGTCAAATTATTCTTAACTCAAGAATTAATGAGATGGCCAATGGTTAAAACTACATACGAATCTACTTTATTACAAGATGAGGTAGCTTTCGGTAGTAAAGATAGCGCTATTCATTGGGACGAACTTCGTAAAAGAATTATCGAACATAATTTGAGAgttatttctaaatattattcaagaaTATCTTTATCCAGACTAAATGAACTATTAGACCTAACTGAATCCGAAACAGAACAATTTATTAGTGACTTAGTTAATCAAGGTATTATTTATGCCAAGGTTAACAGACCTGCAAGAATTGTCAATTTTGAAAGACCAAAGAATTCAAGcgaattattaaatgaatggTCAGATAAtgttgataaattattagaaaatattgaaactaTTGGTCATTTAATAACCAAGGAAGAAATCATGCATGGCTTAAAAGCAAAATAA